One genomic segment of Aquipluma nitroreducens includes these proteins:
- a CDS encoding plastocyanin/azurin family copper-binding protein, with translation MKTNSTFKTRSCFALIFILALSLNLKGQTTHNVSVTSNVFTPSQLTITVGDKVVWKNDEGSHNVNGKQATFPNNPSSFGNEVGAAWTYEYVFNTAGTYNYQCDPHAGMGMVGKVIVNPKTVTSSQTMADVTEKIRLYPNPASEYIELIVPSNYKTINSVKIYSIAGSVVDEKTFSENKETFRYDISLFRNGIYLIEVNAENQKNVLKFIKQ, from the coding sequence ATGAAAACAAATTCTACCTTCAAAACTCGCAGCTGTTTTGCCTTGATTTTTATTCTGGCTTTATCGCTAAATCTGAAAGGACAGACAACTCACAATGTATCTGTAACCAGCAATGTTTTTACTCCATCGCAATTAACAATTACGGTAGGAGATAAAGTTGTTTGGAAAAACGATGAAGGATCGCACAATGTTAATGGGAAACAAGCAACATTTCCTAACAATCCATCATCCTTTGGGAACGAAGTTGGCGCAGCTTGGACATATGAATATGTTTTCAACACTGCAGGCACATACAATTACCAGTGCGACCCACATGCTGGTATGGGGATGGTTGGGAAGGTTATTGTGAATCCAAAGACAGTTACTTCAAGTCAGACCATGGCTGATGTTACCGAAAAAATACGGTTGTACCCAAATCCGGCAAGCGAATACATTGAGCTAATTGTTCCAAGTAATTACAAGACCATTAATTCAGTGAAAATTTATTCCATAGCCGGTTCTGTTGTCGACGAAAAGACCTTTTCGGAGAACAAAGAAACATTCCGGTATGACATCAGTCTCTTCAGAAATGGCATTTATCTGATAGAAGTCAATGCCGAAAATCAAAAAAACGTGTTGAAGTTTATAAAGCAATAA
- a CDS encoding thiamine pyrophosphate-dependent enzyme: MQKHLFLGVEAIGQGAIDGGMSGVYAYPGTPSTEITEFIQDNPIAEERNIHRKWSANEKTALETALGMSYAGKRVMSCMKHVGLNVAADIFVNAAMTGVNGGLIVTVADDPSMHSSQNEQDSRFYGKFAMVPVLEPSSQQEAYDMARDGFALSEKTKVPVMLRITTRLAHSRAGVARKEVLPENELVMPADPRQFILLPAIARRKYKGLLDSQSLFLKLSEESEYNRYEEGTDHSLGIVACGIAYNYLMEHFPDGTCPYSIVKVSQYPLPENHINRLNRECDEILVLEEGAPMVEEMLKGFFSNGTPIKGRLDGTLPRDGELNPDLVAKALGKEMFEGFDIPEVVANRPPALCVGCGHQDAYLAMNEALADYSKGRVFSDIGCYTLGALPPYETISSCVDMGASITMAKGAADAGLIPAVAMIGDSTFAHSGITGLLDAVNEKSSITIVISDNESISMTGGQDSSAFGRIESICIGVGVDPAHIHTIVPLKKNHEEMVRLFREEFAYEGVSVIIPRRECIQRASSRKRNKK, translated from the coding sequence ATGCAAAAGCATTTGTTTCTGGGGGTAGAAGCCATCGGACAGGGAGCCATTGATGGCGGAATGTCGGGCGTTTACGCTTATCCCGGTACACCTTCCACTGAAATAACCGAATTCATTCAGGACAATCCTATTGCTGAAGAACGAAATATTCACCGAAAATGGTCGGCCAATGAGAAGACAGCTCTCGAAACCGCTTTGGGAATGTCGTATGCCGGGAAACGTGTCATGTCGTGCATGAAGCACGTTGGATTAAATGTGGCTGCAGATATCTTTGTGAACGCTGCTATGACTGGTGTCAACGGAGGTCTTATTGTTACTGTTGCCGATGATCCATCGATGCACTCGTCTCAAAACGAACAAGACTCACGTTTCTACGGAAAGTTTGCCATGGTTCCGGTACTAGAACCATCTTCACAGCAAGAAGCTTACGACATGGCCCGCGATGGATTTGCTTTATCGGAGAAAACAAAAGTGCCGGTAATGCTTCGGATTACAACTCGTTTGGCTCATTCGCGTGCCGGAGTTGCCCGTAAAGAGGTTTTGCCCGAAAACGAACTGGTTATGCCGGCTGATCCTCGTCAGTTTATATTGCTTCCGGCCATTGCACGTCGCAAATACAAAGGATTGCTCGATAGTCAGTCTTTATTCCTGAAACTTTCAGAAGAGTCAGAATACAACCGTTACGAAGAAGGAACAGATCACAGTTTGGGTATTGTGGCTTGTGGAATTGCATACAATTACCTGATGGAACATTTTCCGGACGGGACCTGTCCGTATTCAATTGTTAAAGTTTCGCAATATCCGCTTCCTGAAAATCACATCAATCGTCTCAACCGTGAATGCGATGAAATTTTGGTTCTGGAAGAAGGAGCACCAATGGTAGAGGAAATGTTGAAAGGCTTCTTTTCGAATGGAACACCAATCAAAGGCCGTTTAGATGGAACTCTGCCTCGTGATGGAGAATTGAATCCAGATCTGGTTGCCAAAGCGCTTGGCAAAGAGATGTTTGAAGGATTTGATATTCCTGAAGTTGTTGCCAATCGCCCGCCTGCTTTGTGCGTAGGCTGTGGTCACCAGGATGCCTATCTTGCCATGAATGAAGCCTTGGCTGATTATTCAAAGGGACGTGTATTTTCTGACATTGGATGCTATACTTTAGGAGCTTTGCCTCCTTACGAAACGATTTCGTCGTGTGTCGATATGGGAGCTTCCATCACTATGGCTAAAGGAGCCGCCGATGCTGGTTTAATTCCGGCAGTTGCCATGATTGGCGATTCAACCTTTGCCCACTCCGGAATCACAGGTTTGCTCGATGCGGTAAATGAAAAATCGAGCATTACCATTGTTATCTCCGACAACGAGTCGATTTCGATGACCGGTGGTCAGGATTCATCAGCTTTCGGAAGAATTGAATCGATTTGCATTGGCGTAGGAGTCGATCCGGCACACATTCACACCATTGTGCCTTTAAAAAAGAACCACGAGGAAATGGTTCGTTTGTTCCGCGAAGAATTTGCCTACGAAGGCGTTTCGGTCATTATTCCGCGTCGTGAGTGTATCCAGCGGGCCAGTAGCCGGAAGAGAAATAAGAAGTAG
- a CDS encoding indolepyruvate oxidoreductase subunit beta, which yields MKSDIILAGVGGQGILSIATALGEAALANNLLIKQAETHGMSQRGGAVYSHMRISDQPIASDLIPGGSADLILSVEPMESLRYLPYLSETGYLVTNTTPFVNIPNYPAIEDVMAEIRKFPRYIAIDADAIAKEVGSTRASNMVMLGAASPFIDIEFSKIEEGIRTIFGRKGEDVVNMNLEALRRGRHFAEENR from the coding sequence ATGAAATCAGACATTATATTAGCAGGTGTTGGCGGACAGGGTATTTTATCCATCGCAACAGCTTTGGGCGAAGCAGCTTTGGCCAATAATCTGCTTATCAAACAAGCCGAAACGCATGGAATGAGTCAACGCGGTGGAGCAGTCTATTCGCACATGCGCATTTCCGATCAGCCAATTGCTTCCGATTTGATCCCCGGCGGATCGGCTGACCTTATTTTATCAGTTGAGCCTATGGAGTCGTTGCGTTACCTGCCATATTTATCGGAAACAGGCTATTTGGTGACCAATACCACGCCTTTTGTTAATATTCCGAACTATCCTGCAATTGAGGATGTGATGGCTGAAATTCGCAAATTCCCAAGGTATATTGCGATTGATGCTGATGCCATTGCCAAAGAAGTGGGGAGTACCCGTGCCTCTAATATGGTGATGCTTGGAGCTGCCTCTCCGTTTATCGACATTGAATTTTCGAAAATTGAAGAAGGTATCCGTACTATTTTCGGACGTAAAGGCGAAGATGTTGTAAATATGAACCTCGAAGCACTTCGTCGTGGTCGGCATTTTGCCGAAGAAAACCGTTAG
- a CDS encoding aminoacyl-tRNA deacylase — MPVKKLKTYLDEANIKYLTISHSSAFTSQDIAASAHVSGKEFAKTVMIKIDGVMAMAVLPASYHIDFDTLRKIFGTKFVTLATEPEFKDRFPDCELGAMPPFGNLYGMDVYLAEALTNNKEIAFNAGSHTELIRLSYFDYHRLVKPRILKFSWKPVSLPADPMERWNGDYMHN, encoded by the coding sequence ATGCCAGTAAAAAAGCTTAAAACCTATCTTGATGAGGCTAATATCAAGTATTTGACAATTAGTCACTCCAGTGCCTTTACATCTCAGGATATTGCTGCATCAGCACATGTTTCCGGAAAAGAATTTGCTAAGACAGTAATGATCAAAATTGATGGAGTGATGGCTATGGCCGTATTACCAGCATCTTATCATATCGATTTTGATACATTGCGAAAAATTTTCGGAACAAAGTTCGTGACTCTGGCAACCGAACCAGAGTTTAAAGATCGCTTTCCTGATTGCGAACTAGGGGCAATGCCACCTTTCGGCAATCTTTATGGTATGGATGTTTATTTGGCTGAAGCGCTTACGAATAATAAGGAAATTGCGTTTAATGCCGGATCTCATACCGAATTGATAAGATTAAGCTATTTCGATTATCATCGACTTGTTAAACCACGGATTTTAAAGTTCTCGTGGAAACCAGTTTCTCTTCCGGCTGATCCCATGGAGCGGTGGAATGGAGATTACATGCACAATTAA
- a CDS encoding enoyl-ACP reductase FabI, with product MAYNLLKGKRGIIFGALNADSIAWKVAQRAFEEGATFTLTNTGVAMRMGETAQLAEACNTIAIEADATSVEDLENLFKQSMEALGGKIDFVLHSIGMSPNVRKGRHYSDLDYSYLSKTLDVSAVSFHKVLQVARKMDAINQWGSVVALSYVAAQRTFYGYNDMADAKALLESIARSFGYIYGRERNVRINTISQSPTLTTAGSGVKGMDKLMDFSERMAPLGNATGDECADYCISLFSDLTKKVTMQNLFHDGGFSSMGMSMRALTQYEKGLGCDCECGNDEPCGEHIFD from the coding sequence ATGGCTTATAATTTACTGAAAGGCAAAAGAGGAATTATTTTTGGAGCATTGAATGCCGATTCAATTGCCTGGAAAGTTGCTCAACGTGCTTTTGAAGAAGGTGCTACGTTTACCTTAACCAACACCGGAGTAGCAATGCGTATGGGTGAAACCGCCCAACTTGCTGAAGCTTGCAACACAATTGCCATTGAAGCTGACGCTACAAGTGTGGAAGATTTAGAAAATCTTTTCAAACAATCGATGGAAGCCCTTGGAGGTAAAATCGATTTCGTGTTGCATTCAATCGGAATGTCGCCAAACGTTAGAAAAGGGCGTCACTACAGTGATTTAGATTACAGTTATCTTTCGAAAACGTTGGATGTATCAGCTGTATCATTCCACAAAGTATTACAGGTTGCCCGAAAAATGGACGCCATAAATCAGTGGGGATCAGTTGTCGCATTATCGTATGTTGCAGCACAACGCACATTTTACGGATACAACGACATGGCTGATGCAAAGGCATTACTCGAATCGATTGCCCGTAGTTTCGGATACATTTATGGCCGCGAAAGAAACGTTCGTATCAACACCATTTCGCAATCGCCAACCCTGACCACTGCCGGAAGCGGTGTAAAAGGAATGGACAAACTGATGGATTTCTCGGAACGTATGGCTCCCCTGGGCAATGCAACCGGCGATGAATGTGCCGATTATTGCATTTCCTTATTCTCCGATTTAACGAAGAAAGTAACCATGCAGAACCTTTTCCACGACGGAGGATTCTCTTCGATGGGTATGAGCATGAGGGCGCTGACTCAATACGAAAAAGGATTAGGCTGCGACTGTGAATGCGGTAACGATGAACCTTGCGGCGAACACATTTTCGATTAA
- a CDS encoding tetratricopeptide repeat protein, producing the protein MKRIIYTILAILFTATVFAQNDLIQKANEHYAKEEFQKAIDGYNQILMAGIESPEVYFNLGNAYYKTKQYTLSILNYERAKLLAPDDQDVEFNLQVANQKVVDSIQELPGIFIVRWWNAIVNSQTTDTWAVISIICFVVFLTMMGFYFFAKTSEVKRITFWSGCFLILFTIFSWSFAAKQKSRLVNHSYAIVMQPTVTVKSSPSEKGTNLFVIHEGLKVRITDKLGDWVEISLSDGNKGWLLTESVERI; encoded by the coding sequence ATGAAACGAATAATCTATACAATACTGGCGATTTTGTTTACTGCGACAGTTTTTGCACAGAACGATCTGATTCAGAAGGCAAACGAACATTACGCCAAAGAGGAATTCCAAAAGGCCATTGATGGTTACAACCAAATTTTAATGGCTGGTATCGAGTCGCCTGAAGTCTATTTCAACCTCGGAAATGCGTATTACAAAACCAAACAATATACACTTTCAATCCTGAATTACGAACGGGCCAAACTTTTAGCGCCTGACGATCAGGATGTTGAATTTAATCTTCAGGTGGCCAACCAGAAAGTAGTCGATTCTATTCAGGAATTACCCGGAATATTTATCGTCAGGTGGTGGAATGCAATTGTAAACAGCCAAACCACCGATACGTGGGCTGTGATAAGTATTATTTGTTTCGTCGTATTTTTAACTATGATGGGATTTTACTTCTTTGCTAAAACCAGCGAGGTCAAACGGATTACATTCTGGTCGGGTTGCTTTCTGATTTTGTTCACGATTTTTAGTTGGTCGTTTGCGGCCAAACAAAAAAGCAGGTTGGTCAATCATTCCTATGCCATTGTGATGCAGCCCACTGTAACTGTAAAAAGCTCTCCATCTGAAAAAGGAACCAACTTGTTTGTCATCCACGAAGGTCTAAAAGTTAGAATTACTGACAAACTTGGCGATTGGGTCGAAATCAGTTTATCCGATGGGAACAAAGGATGGCTGCTAACTGAATCGGTCGAACGGATTTAA